A part of Populus alba chromosome 8, ASM523922v2, whole genome shotgun sequence genomic DNA contains:
- the LOC118062522 gene encoding uncharacterized protein produces MGTKVQCESYFPGHFSMRDLNEDSNSCSWSLFYGDKNFTNGQYYNGLLPRVIADAYPGNDKDVVKQTMLEHEAIFKRQLHELHRIYRIQRDLMDEIKRKELLKNQLPVETSFSSSPLASQITSEDARKWHMRSFPLANSICARPSTSGIEDIHSPLSSLKGSSAQASPLPSQNSGASKDVEILESRPSKVRRKMFDLQLPADEYLDTEEGEQLRDENVSGISSYVSNRNPKIASQNERNLFLGNGGKNNCQGDASRSESCLRSPVDVGDLNKPIEVEEANASAYVDILGCTSSQAVSQGHELASKPKQELLGFHKESSANFHYRSDNGALNSPHLQHNANGKCWFPHTLDSGHSKNNLKSASPEKPTSSQPMQVLFSKTHESPTFFLTDQGKIDLLRERTARGLELSERNHEISNSNYSESVVASHIPSPYPIGPPSDVGKFWRHSVSSWEKSAVSLSQKPMSVQTHPYLNSSATLSRSSQSSTQSHGFLGDQWNYNRNSTSNPSFVCEMPNRDGFYHGSSSGSKEPSVHLPSGNYEIWNCAGTNNRASGHFINHSSANFYKSPNCMDSKLARDVNLNAVLSNSSSNKVAHQQQGIEVIDLERKHEDHLAALPWLKARHACKNEGTKGMDLNMGESTFLSSLNQLQDKSEIGKVPNQIAVQKMNLASCPNVVETSVIQGSDSSCKKNLGFPIFEKPRIPKNESSSFTFSSVALPQLSEEVENSKKNKVFDINLPCDPAVPDLAQQTAEEIVVVAKEPATKVANFRCQIDLNSCINDDEISLMPSVPVFSAKIVVGIDLEAPAVPEIEENIISREEKAHEAALQSTEHRVEIPTDELIRIAAKAIVAISSTSCQNHLDDATRNLREASMTDPLHWFVEIVSSCGEDLESKFDAVSRAKDCEGNLETSWEVSDYFESMTLRLTETKEEDYMPKPLVPENLKLEDTGTTPVPTRTRRGQGRRGRQRRDFQRDILPGLASLSRHEVREDLQTFGGMMRATGHPWHSGLTRRNSTRNGCARGGRRPLVSPSPPVTASPPCTPLIQQLHNIEVGLEDRNLTGWGKTTRRPRRQRCPAGNPPSHPLT; encoded by the exons ATGGGAACAAAAGTGCAGTGTGAAAGTTACTTCCCTGGACATTTCTCAATGAGGGATCTTAATGAGGATTCTAACAGTTGTAGCTGGTCCCTGTTCTATGGAGATAAAAACTTTACAAATGGGCAGTACTACAATGGTCTCTTGCCTAGGGTCATTGCAGATGCTTATCCAGGGAACGATAAGGATGTAGTAAAGCAGACAATGCTTGAGCATGAGGCCATATTTAAGAGACAG CTCCATGAACTTCACCGTATATACAGAATACAGAGGGACttaatggatgaaattaaaaggaaagaactacttaaaaatcaattgccTGTTGAGACATCATTTTCATCTAGCCCTTTAGCTTCCCAGATTACATCCGAAGATGCTCGTAAATGGCATATGCGTAGTTTCCCATTGGCAAATTCAATATGTGCCAGACCATCCACATCTGGCATTGAAGATATTCATTCTCCTTTGAGCTCTTTGAAAGGAAGCAGTGCACAAGCTAGTCCCTTGCCATCTCAAAACAGTGGAGCTTCAAAAGATGTGGAGATTCTAGAGTCCAGACCATCAAAGGTGAGAAGAAAGATGTTTGATCTTCAGCTTCCAGCTGATGAATACCTAGATACTGAAGAAGGGGAACAATTAAGGGACGAAAATGTATCTGGAATTTCAAGTTATGTGTCCAACAGGAATCCTAAAATTGCATCTCAGAATGAAAGAAATCTTTTTCTTGGCAATGGTGGGAAGAATAATTGCCAAGGAGATGCATCAAGATCTGAGTCATGTTTAAGGAGCCCAGTTGATGTGGGTGACTTGAACAAGCCTATCGAGGTTGAAGAGGCAAATGCTTCTGCATATGTTGATATTCTAGGTTGCACCTCCTCCCAAGCAGTGAGCCAAGGACATGAACTAGCTTCTAAGCCAAAACAAGAGCTTCTAGGTTTTCACAAGGAAAGTTCAGCAAATTTCCATTACAGGAGTGACAATGGGGCTCTCAATAGTCCACATTTGCAACATAATGCCAACGGAAAATGTTGGTTTCCACATACACTTGACTCAG GGCAcagcaaaaataatttgaagtctGCTTCTCCAGAAAAACCTACCTCTTCCCAGCCAATGCAAGTTCTGTTTAGTAAAACTCATGAATCTCCTACCTTTTTTCTAACTGATCAAGGCAAGATTGATCTGTTGAGAGAGAGAACAGCTCGTGGTTTAGAACTTTCTGAAAGAAATCACGAGATCTCCAATAGTAACTATTCAGAGTCAGTTGTTGCTTCTCATATACCCAGTCCATATCCAATTGGTCCTCCTTCTGATGTGGGAAAGTTCTGGCGTCACTCTGTTTCCTCCTGGGAAAAGTCTGCTGTTAGCTTAAGCCAGAAACCAATGTCAGTTCAAACGCACCCGTATTTGAATTCATCTGCAACTTTGAGTAGGAGCTCACAGTCATCAACTCAGAGCCATGGGTTTTTAGGAGACCAATGGAATTATAACAGAAATTCTACATCTAACCCAAGCTTTGTTTGTGAAATGCCCAACCGAGATGGATTTTACCATGGGTCCTCATCAGGGTCCAAGGAACCATCAGTTCACCTTCCTTCAGGAAACTATGAGATTTGGAACTGTGCTGGTACTAACAATAGAGCATCTGGGCATTTCATCAATCACAGTTCAGCAAACTTCTACAAGAGTCCAAATTGTATGGACTCGAAGCTGGCTAGGGATGTGAACTTGAATGCAGTGCTTTCGAACAGCTCATCGAACAAGGTGGCACACCAGCAGCAAGGTATTGAAGTTATAGATTTAGAAAGAAAGCATGAGGATCATCTCGCAGCTTTGCCTTGGCTTAAAGCTAGGCATGCTTGTAAGAATGAGGGCACCAAGGGGATGGATTTAAATATGGGGGAATCAACTTTCTTATCTTCTCTGAATCAATTACAAGATAAGAGTGAAATTGGAAAGGTTCCTAATCAAATAGCTGTTCAGAAAATGAATTTGGCTTCCTGTCCTAATGTTGTTGAGACCAGTGTGATTCAAGGTAGCGACTCAAGCTGcaaaaaaaatcttgggtttcCAATTTTTGAAAAGCCTCGTATTCCTAAGAATGAGTCTTCTTCCTTCACCTTTTCTTCTGTGGCCCTTCCTCAGCTATCTGAAGAAGTGGAAAATAGCAAGAAAAATAAGGTATTTGATATAAACTTACCTTGTGATCCAGCTGTTCCTGACTTGGCTCAACAGACTGCAGAAGAAATTGTGGTTGTTGCAAAAGAACCAGCTACAAAAGTTGCCAATTTCAGATGCCAGATTGACTTGAACTCTTGCATCAATGATGATGAAATTTCTCTGATGCCTTCTGTTCCAGTCTTCAGTGCAAAGATTGTTGTAGGAATAGATTTGGAAGCCCCTGCAGTTCCTGAGATTGAGGAGAATATCATTTCCAGAGAAGAAAAGGCACATGAAGCGGCTTTACAGTCAACAGAGCACAGAGTTGAAATCCCAACCGATGAACTTATCAGAATAGCAGCCAAGGCAATAGTTGCCATTTCATCAACTAGTTGCCAGAATCATTTGGATGATGCCACTCGCAATCTGCGTGAAGCTTCTATGACAGACCCTCTTCATTGGTTTGTGGAGATAGTTTCATCTTGTGGAGAGGATCTAGAGAGCAAGTTTGATGCTGTTTCAAGAGCCAAAGATTGCGAGGGTAATTTGGAGACATCATGGGAAGTAAGTGATTACTTTGAGTCGATGACTTTGAGATTGACAGAGACCAAGGAAGAAGACTATATGCCCAAGCCATTGGTTCCAGAAAACCTGAAACTGGAAGATACAGGAACCACTCCTGTACCAACACGAACCCGAAGGGGCCAGGGAAGAAGAGGAAGGCAACGGAGGGACTTCCAGAGGGACATTCTTCCTGGCCTTGCCTCACTCTCGAGACACGAGGTGAGAGAAGATCTTCAAACATTCGGAGGGATGATGAGAGCCACAGGTCATCCTTGGCATTCAGGATTAACGAGACGGAACTCCACTAGAAATGGTTGTGCAAGGGGGGGACGGCGCCCGCTGGTTAGCCCCTCACCTCCAGTGACAGCAAGCCCACCTTGCACTCCACTAATTCAGCAGCTTCATAATATTGAAGTGGGACTGGAGGACAGAAACCTAACAGGGTGGGGGAAGACAACTAGACGCCCCCGCCGGCAAAGATGCCCCGCAGGTAATCCTCCATCCCACCCTTTAACCTAA